GCACGGGTAATTCTCCTTTTAAATTTGTTTGTTGCAGAAGAATTTTATCAGATTGAAATATCCGTGCTTATCTTGATCTTTTTAGTCTTGATTCATCGTGTTCCACTGTCTAACGAGAAGAGCCGTTGTTGCCATTGTAAGAGGAAATTAAACAATTGAGTCTAGAGCAAATGCAACACTGAAAAGCGAAAATATTAAAAATTTTTCTAATAATAGACAGGCCTTACTTTTTCTTCAACGAGATCGAGCAGATTACTTTGTAACAGAACTTAACATAGGAAAAGAAGAAGCAAAGAATTATTCAGATATATACAATGTTGGTACTGTAGAAAAAATTGATATTTATACTTATCTACACAAGAAACATATAGGCCTCATTCACAGAATTGAACAAGGAATCAAATCACTCAAAAAAAGCGGTAGATTAAAGGAAATTGAGCAAAAGCATAAAAAATCAGTGAAGTAGGTTTCAAATATTAGTGCGAAAAAATTAATTCCATCCTAAGGATGTCTGAGCTTCAAGAAATTCAAACATTTTCTTATATTCATCTACTCGCTCAGCAATAGAACCACCCGTATGCCCTTGTCCATCCATCATATAAATAAAGTGTGGCATATCTGAGGACTTGAGTTTCTCTATAAAACTATGCATGGTTGATGGAGGAACTCGACTATCCTTGGTTCCGTGTGTAATAAAAATGGGAGCTTTTAGTTCTTTAAAGTAATTGATAGGAGATCTCTCTATATAGAGATCTTCATTTTCTTCATAAGGCCCCAGCATATATACAAGCCAATCGGGAATATTGGATGTTTTATAAAAATCAATTAAATCAGAAAACCCTGCCCAACAAATACCAAAGCCGAAGGGATAATGTGATTCTTGTCCTTTAAAGTTTTCGGGAAGAGTTAGTGCCCGTAGAGTTGCATACCCACCATGACTTCCCCCTTCAAGGCCTATCTGAGAAGGCTTAAGATTAAACCTTTTCTCCAAAAACTTTGCTCCCCATAAGAGGTCGAGAATTTCGCTTCCACCAAGATCTCCCCTAATCTTCTCTTTCCATT
The sequence above is a segment of the Halobacteriovorax sp. JY17 genome. Coding sequences within it:
- a CDS encoding transporter substrate-binding domain-containing protein; this encodes MESRANATLKSENIKNFSNNRQALLFLQRDRADYFVTELNIGKEEAKNYSDIYNVGTVEKIDIYTYLHKKHIGLIHRIEQGIKSLKKSGRLKEIEQKHKKSVK
- a CDS encoding prolyl oligopeptidase family serine peptidase translates to MDWRVASRQTPKRSLYKLTNSKWVCEFDLSFSKKGAELLIQSSYEYITYPSYDGLEIPAYVIIPKGEIKGAVITSFYGGGNYYNGNYQIFAELGFVRLSPAVRGSWGHGKEWKEKIRGDLGGSEILDLLWGAKFLEKRFNLKPSQIGLEGGSHGGYATLRALTLPENFKGQESHYPFGFGICWAGFSDLIDFYKTSNIPDWLVYMLGPYEENEDLYIERSPINYFKELKAPIFITHGTKDSRVPPSTMHSFIEKLKSSDMPHFIYMMDGQGHTGGSIAERVDEYKKMFEFLEAQTSLGWN